Within Desulfomonilaceae bacterium, the genomic segment CGAACGACCTCACTGTGGAGAATTTGTTCCGTACCAGGTCTTTACTGAATTTGGATTGGACAGGAACTCCATACTTCACAAAATTGATCACTTAGATACATGGATTCTTAAGGATAAAGCTCAAGTTTCCTATGATAAAAACTCAATTAGATCAAATGGCTATCTCATAGATCGTCCAAAATTTGATCGTAATCTAGCCCGAGAAGCAGCTTCTTGCGGCGCTTTGGTGATGTCGTCATCAACATTTGTGGATTTTGCCAGTTACAATTGCGTGATTAAATCGGTAGGTGAGAAAGTCACAGTTGACGCACAGTACATTATCGCTGCGGATGGGGCTCGTTCCAGCGTTCGCAACAAAATGGGGCTCCTCGTGGAAGACTGCGCAGTGGGCCGACAGATTGAAACGCCGTTAGCGACGAGCAGTTCAAGAGCCATGGTTTTTCTGGACCAGGAATTATATGGTGGATACGGATGGCTGTTCCCAAAAGGCACTACGGCGAATATCGGTATAGGCCTGTTGCCCACTAACGAACTGACAGCGGCGAGAGGACTCAAGAGTCTTAGCGAAATGCTCTCCCGAATAGGGATGATAAAGCCGGGATGGTTCGCGAGGACAAGCGGCTTCATTCCTGGATTTGGGATAAGATTTCCTTTGGTGGTCGAAAATATATTGTTTTGTGGCGACGCTGCGGGACTGGCTCACCCGATCACTGGCGCCGGCATTGCCCAGGCTGTCTTTTCAGGAGACATTGCCGGTGAAATTGTTACTAAAGCGGTGAAATCGGGGGTGTCCTCGGTT encodes:
- a CDS encoding NAD(P)/FAD-dependent oxidoreductase — translated: MAKKLTCDLLVIGAGPAGSRAAMRAASNGLEVILIDSKPRIGERPHCGEFVPYQVFTEFGLDRNSILHKIDHLDTWILKDKAQVSYDKNSIRSNGYLIDRPKFDRNLAREAASCGALVMSSSTFVDFASYNCVIKSVGEKVTVDAQYIIAADGARSSVRNKMGLLVEDCAVGRQIETPLATSSSRAMVFLDQELYGGYGWLFPKGTTANIGIGLLPTNELTAARGLKSLSEMLSRIGMIKPGWFARTSGFIPGFGIRFPLVVENILFCGDAAGLAHPITGAGIAQAVFSGDIAGEIVTKAVKSGVSSVLEEYHNAILYRYGAVFRHALAKKKFQLYSWWNDDFPGLCNRTWISFKGYRKREPNV